From a single Nostoc sp. MS1 genomic region:
- the rfbB gene encoding dTDP-glucose 4,6-dehydratase, producing the protein MSIDIPKITTGVVADSLPALTSSILITGGAGFIGSNFVHHWYENHPSERMIVLDALTYAGNRQNLADIQGKANLRFVKGDICDRALVDKLLAEESISAIVHFAAESHVDRSIVAPDAFIQTNVVGTFTLLEAFRHHWDKQGNPNNYRFLHISTDEVYGSLDPEDPPFTETTPYAPNSPYSASKAGSDHLVRSYHHTYGLPTLITNCSNNYGPYHFPEKLIPLICINILLGKPLPVYGDGLNIRDWLHVWDHCCALDIVIHQGKPGQTYNIGGNNEIKNIDLVQMICKLMDELAPNLPVSPASKLITFVKDRPGHDRRYAINATKIKTELGWEPQQTISTGLRQTVEWYVTHRYWWESILEKLKAD; encoded by the coding sequence ATGAGCATTGATATTCCAAAAATCACAACGGGAGTTGTAGCTGACTCACTCCCCGCTTTGACTTCATCTATCTTAATTACGGGTGGTGCAGGTTTTATTGGCTCAAATTTCGTCCATCATTGGTATGAGAATCACCCAAGCGAGCGCATGATTGTTTTAGATGCTCTTACCTATGCTGGCAATCGTCAAAACTTAGCCGATATACAAGGCAAAGCCAATTTAAGATTTGTCAAAGGGGATATTTGCGATCGCGCTTTGGTTGATAAGCTACTGGCAGAAGAGAGTATTAGTGCGATCGTTCATTTTGCGGCAGAATCTCATGTTGACCGCTCAATTGTTGCACCTGATGCCTTTATTCAGACAAATGTTGTTGGCACGTTTACTTTACTAGAAGCATTTCGCCATCATTGGGACAAACAAGGCAACCCAAACAACTATCGTTTCCTACACATCTCCACAGATGAAGTTTACGGTAGCCTTGACCCAGAAGACCCACCTTTCACAGAAACCACCCCTTACGCCCCCAACAGCCCCTATTCCGCATCAAAAGCTGGTAGTGATCATCTAGTACGGTCTTATCATCACACTTACGGTTTACCAACCTTAATTACAAATTGCTCAAATAACTACGGCCCTTATCATTTCCCCGAAAAATTAATTCCCTTAATATGTATCAACATCCTCTTAGGTAAGCCCTTACCTGTGTATGGAGATGGTTTGAATATTCGTGATTGGCTGCACGTTTGGGATCATTGCTGTGCATTGGATATTGTGATTCATCAAGGTAAACCAGGACAAACTTACAATATCGGTGGTAACAACGAAATCAAAAATATTGATCTCGTACAGATGATATGTAAGTTAATGGACGAATTAGCGCCCAATTTACCAGTTTCTCCTGCCAGTAAACTCATTACTTTTGTCAAAGACCGCCCCGGACATGATCGCCGTTATGCGATTAATGCGACAAAAATAAAAACAGAATTAGGCTGGGAACCTCAACAGACAATCTCCACTGGATTACGCCAAACTGTCGAGTGGTATGTAACTCATCGTTATTGGTGGGAATCAATTTTAGAGAAGTTAAAAGCTGATTAG